In Candidatus Effluviviaceae Genus I sp., a genomic segment contains:
- a CDS encoding cupin domain-containing protein gives MSSVFPSSILDLPEADVPLKGARAHLSQGSDHQVVFMEFEADAVVPPHSHGAQWGVVVAGSIELVIGGRRHAFARGDSYF, from the coding sequence ATGTCTTCCGTCTTTCCCAGTTCCATCCTCGACCTCCCGGAGGCCGATGTCCCGCTCAAGGGAGCGAGGGCGCATCTCTCACAGGGAAGCGACCACCAGGTGGTCTTCATGGAATTCGAGGCGGACGCGGTCGTGCCGCCGCACTCGCACGGGGCCCAGTGGGGCGTCGTCGTGGCGGGCAGCATCGAGCTCGTCATCGGCGGCAGGCGGCACGCGTTCGCGCGAGGCGACTCCTACTTCA